CCTTCTCGAAGTTGTAGGCCGACTGCTCCACCTCGTTTTGATGGAAGACGTCCCCGTAAGTGACGAGGCCGAACTGGGAGTGGCTCCACACCAGGTCATAAACGCTCTCGACCGACTGCAGGTACATCGCAATGCGCTCGAGGCCATAGGTGATCTCACCGCTGACCGGTCGACAATCGAGTCCACCGACTTGTTGAAAGTAGGTAAACTGCGTCACTTCCATGCCATTGAGCCACACCTCCCAGCCGAGACCCCAGGCGCCAAGGGTCGGCGACTCCCAGTTGTCCTCGACGAACCGTATGTCATGTACGAGCGGATCGATCCCAACATACCGCAGAGAATCCAGATAAAGGTCCTGAATGTCGAGCGGTGCCGGCTTCAGCAGGACTTGAAACTGGTAATAATGCTGTAAGCGGTTTGGATTGTCCCCGTAACGACCGTCGGTGGGGCGGCGCGAGGGTTGGACGTAAGCGGTACGCCAGGGCTCAGGTCCGATGGACCGCAAGAAGGTGGCGGGATGAAAGGTGCCGGCGCCCACCTCCATATCATGGGGCTGTACCATCACGCATCCGAGCGCCGTCCAATAGCGCTGCAACGCAAAAATGAGACCCTGGAAGCTGGAAACATCAACCGGCTCGAGATTCAAGCTGTACCCCCTACCGCGTTCGCGAAGTATAAGGGTGAGAGTATATCTGTTATGCGGGTCGGGTTGGAACTACTTCGCAGCGCTGCGGCTGCGCCTATTCCCGACGTTCGGGCATGAATTACGGGACCCCTGCGCTCGACCCGCCCATCTCCCTCACACACCCGGTGTCATGGCGAGGGCGCACCGGTGTCGGTGCACTATTGCAGTGCAGCCTGACCAGGGGGCGGTCCGTTCTAGTGCGCTTCCCAAGGGGGGCGTGAGCCAGCCGAACAGTCGCCGATGATCGGGGACGGCTGGGTGGGCTGTCGCAATGGGCGCTGGACTTAGACTCCTCACTCCCCCAAGGCGCCGGAGCTGGGTCACACAAGTGCCGGGTGGCCCATCCCCTGGCGCCCGAACCCTGTAGCCGGGGGTGAGTCCCGTCGCCGGGCGCGTCCGCGGCAGACGCTGCCGCTGGCGCGAATCGTGCTTAACCCTTGCGACGGATCGCCGCGCACGCTGCGTTCGACCAGCCCCAGGGTCGTGCCCTCAGGGTCGGCAGCGCGGGCGCCGGGTCATCCAGCGGGTCAGGCGTGCAGCACTTGCGTCGACCTGTTAGGCTCGCTTGCCCACGAGCGCGGGCGGCGGCAAGTTAGAACCACCCCCTCGCCGCCTCCCCGGTGAGTCGCACCAATTTATCCAGCCAGCATTTGGAGTATTCAATGGCCGACGTCCTGAAGATGATCAAAGAACATGAGGTCAAGTTCGTTGACCTTCGCTTTACGGATACCAGGGGCAAGGAGCAGCATGTGTCCATGCCGGCGTCGCTCGTCGACGAGGACATGTTCAAGGACGGCAAGATGTTCGATGGGTCCTCGATCGCGGGTTGGAAAGGCATCCAAGAGTCGGACATGGTGTTGATGCCCGAGGCATCGACCGCCGTGATGGACCCCTTTGCCGACGAAAATACCCTGATCATCCGCTGCGACATCCTCGAGCCGAACACCATGCAGGGCTACGAGCGCGATCCGCGCTCCGTCGCCAAGCGCGCCGAGGCCTACCTGAAGTCGACCGGGATCGCCGACACCGCCTTTTTCGGCCCCGAGCTCGAATTTTTCGTGTTCGACGACGTCCGCTGGGGCGCGAACATGGGTGGGTGTTTCTACAAGGTCGATTCCGACGAGGCCGAGTGGAACTCCGAGCGCGTCTTCGAGGACGGCAACATGGGGCATCGGCCCGGGGTCAAGGGCGGCTATTTCCCGGTGCCGCCGGTCGATTCCCTGAACGACCTGCGCGCCGCCATGTGCCTGGCGCTCGAAGAGATGGGCGTGCCGGTCGAGGTTCACCACCATGAGGTGGCGACCGCGGGCCAGTGTGAGATCGGCACCCAGTTCACGTCCCTGGTCAAGCGGGCGGACTGGAACCAGATTCAGAAGTACGTGTGCTGGAATGTCGCCCACGGTTGGGGCAAGACCGTGACCTTCATGCCCAAGCCGATGGTCGGCGACAACGGCACCGGGATGCACGTCCACCAGTCGCTCAGCAAGGATGGGGTGAACCTGTTTTCCGGCGACAAGTACGGCGGCCTGTCCGAGATGGCGCTCTACTACATCGGCGGCATCATCAAGCACGCCCGGGCTCTGAATGCCTTCACTAACGCCTCCACCAACTCCTACAAGCGGCTGGTTCCCGGCTTCGAGGCCCCGGTCATGCTCGCCTACTCGGCCCGCAACCGCTCGGCCTCGATCCGTA
The DNA window shown above is from Candidatus Thiodictyon syntrophicum and carries:
- the glyQ gene encoding glycine--tRNA ligase subunit alpha, coding for MNLEPVDVSSFQGLIFALQRYWTALGCVMVQPHDMEVGAGTFHPATFLRSIGPEPWRTAYVQPSRRPTDGRYGDNPNRLQHYYQFQVLLKPAPLDIQDLYLDSLRYVGIDPLVHDIRFVEDNWESPTLGAWGLGWEVWLNGMEVTQFTYFQQVGGLDCRPVSGEITYGLERIAMYLQSVESVYDLVWSHSQFGLVTYGDVFHQNEVEQSAYNFEKAEVPALLAAFDASERISHQLVADGLPLPAYEQVLKASHTFNLLDARGAISVTERQRFILRVRALARNVARAYYERRESLGFPMLKP
- the glnA gene encoding glutamate--ammonia ligase, with translation MADVLKMIKEHEVKFVDLRFTDTRGKEQHVSMPASLVDEDMFKDGKMFDGSSIAGWKGIQESDMVLMPEASTAVMDPFADENTLIIRCDILEPNTMQGYERDPRSVAKRAEAYLKSTGIADTAFFGPELEFFVFDDVRWGANMGGCFYKVDSDEAEWNSERVFEDGNMGHRPGVKGGYFPVPPVDSLNDLRAAMCLALEEMGVPVEVHHHEVATAGQCEIGTQFTSLVKRADWNQIQKYVCWNVAHGWGKTVTFMPKPMVGDNGTGMHVHQSLSKDGVNLFSGDKYGGLSEMALYYIGGIIKHARALNAFTNASTNSYKRLVPGFEAPVMLAYSARNRSASIRIPHVSSPKARRIEVRFPDCTGNPYLSFAAMMMAGLDGIQNKIHPGDPMDKDLYDLPPEEEKAIPTVCHALDMALAELDKDREFLTAGGVFTDDLIDAYIALKMHEVTRLRMTTHPVEFDLYYSL